From the genome of Gracilinanus agilis isolate LMUSP501 chromosome 2, AgileGrace, whole genome shotgun sequence, one region includes:
- the PAIP2 gene encoding polyadenylate-binding protein-interacting protein 2, producing MKDPSRSSTSPSIINEDVIINGHSHEDDNPFAEYMWMENEEEFNRQIEEELWEEEFIERCFQEMLEEEEEHEWFIPARDLPQTMDQIQDQFNDLVISDSSSLEDLVVKSNLNPNAKEFVPGVKY from the exons ATGAAAGATCCAAGTCGCAGCAGTACTAGCCCAAGCATCATCAATGAAGATGTGATTATTAATGGTCATTCTCATGAAGATGATAATCCATTTGCTGAGTACATGTGGATGGAAAACGAAGAGGAATTCAACAGACAG ATTGAAGAGGAGTTGTGGGAAGAAGAATTTATTGAACGCTGTTTCCAGGAAATgctggaagaagaagaagaacatgaGTGGTTCATTCCAGCTCGAGACCTCCCACAAACTATGGACCAAATTCAGGACCAGTTTAATGACCTTGTCATCAGTGACAGTTCTTCTCTGGAGGATCTTGtg GTCAAGAGTAATCTGAATCCAAATGCAAAGGAGTTTGTTCCTGGGG